Proteins from a single region of Streptomyces sp. Tu 3180:
- the phoU gene encoding phosphate signaling complex protein PhoU, with product MRDAYHEELDSIGDGLVEMARLVGSAIGRATTAILDADLKLAESVIEADQKVDELQHDLEARAIALLARQQPVATDLRIVVTSLRMSADLERSGDLAQHVAKLARLRYPSRAVPQDLHATILEMGQLAQRLMAKAAEVIITKDVDLALQLEQDDDAMDLLHRTLFQHLIDERWKHGIETAVDVTLLGRYYERFADHAVSVAKRVVYLVTGEHADEIQADLQPEIQTVPGAEGA from the coding sequence ATGCGGGACGCGTACCACGAGGAACTGGATTCGATCGGCGACGGTCTGGTGGAGATGGCCCGGCTGGTCGGGTCGGCGATCGGGCGCGCCACGACGGCCATCCTCGACGCCGACCTGAAGCTGGCGGAGAGCGTGATCGAGGCCGACCAGAAGGTCGACGAGCTCCAGCACGACCTGGAGGCCCGGGCCATAGCCCTGCTGGCGCGCCAGCAGCCGGTCGCCACCGACCTGCGCATCGTCGTCACCTCGCTGCGCATGTCGGCCGACCTGGAGCGCTCCGGCGACCTCGCCCAGCACGTGGCGAAGCTCGCCCGGCTGCGCTACCCGTCGCGGGCGGTCCCCCAGGACCTGCACGCCACCATCCTGGAGATGGGCCAGCTCGCGCAGCGCCTGATGGCGAAGGCGGCCGAGGTGATCATCACCAAGGACGTCGACCTGGCGCTCCAGCTGGAGCAGGACGACGACGCGATGGACCTGCTCCACCGCACGCTCTTCCAGCACCTGATCGACGAGCGCTGGAAGCACGGCATCGAGACGGCCGTCGACGTCACCCTGCTGGGCCGCTACTACGAGCGCTTCGCCGACCACGCGGTCTCGGTCGCCAAGCGGGTCGTCTACCTGGTCACCGGCGAGCACGCGGACGAGATCCAGGCGGACCTCCAGCCGGAGATCCAGACGGTGCCGGGGGCCGAGGGCGCCTGA
- a CDS encoding SCO4226 family nickel-binding protein, protein MAQFMDVHHGMRGITEDQLRQAHAADLAIQQEEGVHFQQAWADPESGTVYCLSDAPSAEAVQRIHERTGHKADEVHAVPLSVR, encoded by the coding sequence ATGGCTCAGTTCATGGACGTCCACCACGGCATGCGTGGCATCACGGAGGACCAGCTGAGGCAGGCCCACGCGGCCGACCTCGCGATACAGCAGGAGGAGGGCGTCCACTTCCAGCAGGCGTGGGCGGACCCGGAGTCCGGCACGGTCTACTGCCTCTCCGACGCCCCGTCCGCCGAGGCGGTCCAGCGCATCCACGAGCGGACCGGCCACAAGGCCGACGAGGTCCACGCGGTGCCGCTGTCGGTCCGCTGA
- a CDS encoding MFS transporter produces the protein MSSVVRARHAVRETVSGLPPAFWWLWTSTLVNRLGAFVATFMALYLTLDRGYSATYAGLVAALHGLGGVISSLGAGVMTDRLGRRPTLLVAQASTAVSVAALGFVHDPVSIAAVAFLVGMASNASRPAVQAMMADIVRPEDRIRAFSLNYWAINLGFAVSSMAAGFIAEYSYLAGFLIEAVMTMACAVVVFVKLPESKPVRSSAEEAREESVGLGTVLRDGRFMSVVGLSFLIALIFQQGSIGLPVAMGAAGFTPADYGMAVAVNGVLIVALQIPVTRFIEHRDPGRLLVISSLLAGYGFGLTAFAGSVGVFALTVCVWTLAEIVNAPTQTGLVVRLSPVHGRGRYQGMYTMSWAVAALVAPLMSGVVIDRFGAEWLWGLCAVVGTVAGAGYAALMRRLPPETAAAEKATAEKTAAEVVAAEKTAAEVVAAEALVAGTVVAGTAPAEAVPAGEAPGRAAVVVDRAAVVVEGKPEVGAP, from the coding sequence ATGTCATCCGTCGTCCGTGCGAGACACGCGGTCCGGGAGACCGTCTCCGGGCTGCCCCCGGCGTTCTGGTGGCTGTGGACCAGCACCCTGGTCAACCGGCTCGGCGCCTTCGTCGCCACCTTCATGGCGCTCTACCTGACCCTCGACCGCGGCTACTCCGCCACCTACGCCGGTCTGGTCGCGGCCCTGCACGGCCTCGGCGGGGTGATCTCGTCGCTGGGCGCCGGGGTGATGACCGACCGGCTCGGGCGGCGGCCCACGCTGCTGGTCGCGCAGGCGTCCACGGCCGTGTCCGTGGCGGCGCTCGGGTTCGTGCACGACCCCGTCTCCATCGCCGCCGTCGCCTTCCTCGTCGGCATGGCCTCCAACGCCTCCCGGCCCGCCGTCCAGGCGATGATGGCGGACATCGTGCGGCCCGAGGACCGTATCCGCGCCTTCTCCCTCAACTACTGGGCCATCAACCTCGGCTTCGCCGTCTCCTCCATGGCCGCCGGGTTCATCGCCGAGTACAGCTACCTCGCCGGGTTCCTCATCGAGGCCGTGATGACGATGGCGTGCGCCGTCGTCGTCTTCGTGAAGCTGCCCGAGTCCAAGCCCGTGCGCAGCAGCGCGGAGGAGGCGCGGGAGGAGTCCGTGGGGCTGGGGACCGTGCTGCGCGACGGGCGGTTCATGAGCGTCGTCGGGCTGTCCTTCCTCATCGCGCTGATCTTCCAGCAGGGCTCGATCGGGCTGCCCGTCGCGATGGGCGCGGCCGGGTTCACCCCGGCCGACTACGGCATGGCCGTCGCGGTCAACGGCGTGCTCATCGTCGCGCTGCAGATCCCGGTCACCCGGTTCATCGAGCACCGCGATCCCGGGCGGCTGCTGGTGATCTCCTCCCTGCTCGCCGGGTACGGCTTCGGCCTCACCGCCTTCGCCGGATCGGTGGGCGTCTTCGCCCTCACCGTCTGCGTGTGGACCCTCGCCGAGATCGTCAACGCGCCCACCCAGACCGGTCTGGTGGTCCGGCTCTCCCCGGTGCACGGACGCGGGCGCTACCAGGGGATGTACACCATGTCCTGGGCCGTCGCCGCGCTGGTCGCCCCGCTGATGTCGGGCGTGGTGATCGACCGGTTCGGGGCCGAGTGGCTGTGGGGCCTGTGCGCCGTCGTCGGCACGGTGGCCGGAGCCGGCTACGCGGCGCTGATGCGGCGGCTGCCGCCCGAGACGGCGGCGGCCGAGAAGGCGACGGCCGAGAAGACGGCGGCTGAAGTGGTGGCGGCCGAGAAGACGGCGGCTGAAGTGGTGGCGGCCGAGGCATTGGTGGCCGGGACCGTGGTGGCCGGGACGGCCCCGGCCGAAGCGGTCCCGGCCGGGGAGGCGCCGGGCCGGGCGGCCGTCGTGGTCGACCGGGCGGCCGTCGTGGTCGAGGGGAAGCCGGAGGTCGGCGCTCCCTGA
- a CDS encoding phosphoglyceromutase yields MADAPYKLILLRHGESEWNEKNLFTGWVDVNLTPKGEKEATRGGELLKEAGLLPDVLHTSLQKRAIRTAQLALEAADRLWIPVNRSWRLNERHYGALQGKDKAQTLAEFGEEQFMLWRRSYDTPPPPLANDAEYSQFSDPRYATLPPELRPQTECLKDVVVRMLPYWFDSIVPDLLTGRVVLVAAHGNSLRALVKHLDGISDADIAGLNIPTGIPLVYELDTDFKPVTPGGKYLDPEAAAAAIEAVKNQGKKK; encoded by the coding sequence ATGGCCGACGCACCGTACAAGCTGATCCTCCTCCGCCACGGCGAGAGCGAGTGGAACGAGAAGAACCTGTTCACCGGCTGGGTGGACGTCAACCTCACCCCGAAGGGCGAGAAGGAGGCCACCCGCGGCGGCGAGCTGCTCAAGGAAGCCGGCCTGCTGCCCGACGTGCTCCACACGTCCCTCCAGAAGCGCGCGATCCGCACCGCGCAGCTCGCGCTGGAGGCCGCCGACCGCCTGTGGATCCCGGTGAACCGCAGCTGGCGCCTGAACGAGCGCCACTACGGCGCGCTGCAGGGCAAGGACAAGGCGCAGACCCTCGCGGAGTTCGGCGAGGAGCAGTTCATGCTGTGGCGCCGCTCCTACGACACCCCGCCGCCCCCGCTCGCCAACGACGCCGAGTACTCCCAGTTCTCCGACCCGCGCTACGCGACCCTCCCGCCGGAGCTGCGTCCGCAGACGGAGTGCCTGAAGGACGTCGTCGTCCGGATGCTCCCGTACTGGTTCGACTCGATCGTCCCCGACCTGCTGACCGGCCGCGTCGTCCTGGTCGCCGCCCACGGCAACAGCCTGCGCGCCCTGGTCAAGCACCTCGACGGCATCTCGGACGCGGACATCGCGGGCCTGAACATCCCGACGGGCATCCCGCTGGTCTACGAACTCGACACCGACTTCAAGCCGGTCACGCCGGGCGGCAAGTACCTCGACCCGGAGGCCGCCGCGGCCGCCATCGAGGCGGTCAAGAACCAGGGCAAGAAGAAGTAA
- a CDS encoding ribosomal protein L7/L12, with protein MSGEESTGYYTLLRDDPSHEVVLVDCGPRGTDVIRAVRKVTGLSLWHSRVPARRAPVTLLEGLSAYRAQSAVAVLQSAGARAEWRQEPEPGERTAPSP; from the coding sequence ATGTCCGGCGAGGAGTCCACCGGGTACTACACGCTGCTCCGCGACGACCCGTCCCACGAGGTGGTGCTCGTCGACTGCGGGCCCCGCGGGACGGATGTGATCCGAGCCGTGCGAAAGGTGACCGGGCTGAGCTTGTGGCACAGCCGGGTGCCGGCGCGCCGAGCGCCCGTCACCCTCCTTGAGGGGCTGTCTGCGTACAGGGCCCAGTCCGCTGTCGCTGTGCTCCAGAGCGCCGGAGCCAGAGCGGAGTGGAGACAGGAGCCGGAGCCCGGAGAGCGCACGGCCCCATCGCCCTGA
- a CDS encoding DUF5959 family protein, which produces MDSTDGVIDLIHLADGQGTGGHGVAVRVLGRSQPGVLFGHDFLECEIVVAAEPLDAVFPVTLLPEDLEDWEDTLAALESGRSALWLDSGRTPSLTLEPDGHGRMSVSVHDGPASGVTVTVPLSALPTGWADEQRALLARVRDAYHQEVAETSPGTYVWRRTVDT; this is translated from the coding sequence ATGGACTCGACGGACGGCGTCATCGACTTGATACACCTGGCCGACGGGCAGGGAACCGGCGGACACGGCGTCGCCGTGCGGGTACTGGGCCGCTCACAGCCCGGCGTCCTGTTCGGCCACGACTTCCTCGAATGCGAGATCGTCGTCGCGGCGGAGCCACTCGACGCGGTCTTTCCGGTGACCCTCCTCCCCGAGGACCTGGAGGACTGGGAAGACACCCTGGCGGCCCTGGAGTCCGGGCGGTCCGCCCTGTGGCTCGACTCCGGGCGGACTCCGTCCCTGACGCTCGAGCCCGACGGTCACGGCCGGATGTCGGTGTCCGTGCACGACGGGCCCGCGTCAGGGGTCACCGTCACCGTCCCCTTGAGCGCGCTGCCGACGGGGTGGGCCGACGAGCAGCGGGCCCTGCTCGCCCGCGTACGCGACGCCTACCACCAGGAGGTCGCCGAGACTTCTCCCGGCACCTACGTCTGGCGCCGGACCGTCGACACCTGA
- a CDS encoding VOC family protein, with product MIRKLQAVALDCADPARLAEFYAELLGGRVVTDPEDPDWVEVHGFEGTPLACQRVDGYRPPEWPGQERPQQLHLDFDVDDLEGEEKRALALGATVLERTDQLRPEANWRVYADPAGHPFCLCLH from the coding sequence GTGATCCGAAAGCTGCAGGCGGTCGCGCTGGACTGTGCCGACCCGGCACGGCTCGCCGAGTTCTACGCGGAACTGCTCGGCGGCCGGGTGGTCACGGACCCGGAGGATCCCGACTGGGTCGAGGTGCACGGGTTCGAGGGGACGCCGCTGGCCTGTCAGCGGGTGGACGGTTACCGACCGCCCGAATGGCCCGGCCAGGAGCGTCCGCAACAGCTCCACCTGGACTTCGACGTGGACGACCTCGAGGGGGAGGAGAAGCGGGCGCTCGCCCTCGGCGCGACCGTGCTGGAGCGGACGGACCAGCTCCGTCCGGAGGCCAACTGGCGGGTCTACGCGGACCCGGCCGGTCATCCGTTCTGCCTCTGCCTCCACTGA
- a CDS encoding MarR family transcriptional regulator, with amino-acid sequence MSDTTSPELPDAAGEGPLSYAIFQLARAHRGHAAAMLRAMNLHPGQELLLMQLFDHDGLTQAELLERVGLDHSTVSKSLRRMQEAGLLTREPAPHDRRVMVVRLTDAGRALKEPIAGMWRSLEQVSVRDLTPDQVEVFTTCARIIEKAVRDRSRQSPVE; translated from the coding sequence ATGTCAGACACCACCTCACCGGAGCTGCCGGACGCGGCGGGCGAGGGGCCGTTGAGCTACGCCATCTTCCAGCTCGCCCGCGCCCACCGCGGCCATGCCGCCGCCATGCTGCGCGCCATGAATCTGCACCCGGGGCAGGAACTGCTGCTGATGCAGCTCTTCGACCACGATGGCCTGACCCAGGCGGAACTGCTGGAGCGGGTCGGCCTCGACCACTCCACCGTCTCCAAGTCCCTGCGGCGCATGCAGGAAGCAGGGCTGCTCACCCGGGAGCCCGCTCCCCACGACCGGCGGGTCATGGTGGTCCGCCTCACCGATGCCGGCCGTGCCCTGAAGGAGCCCATCGCCGGCATGTGGCGCTCCCTCGAGCAGGTCTCCGTACGCGACCTGACCCCTGATCAGGTCGAAGTGTTCACCACGTGTGCGCGCATCATCGAGAAGGCGGTCAGGGACCGCAGCCGGCAGTCCCCGGTCGAGTGA
- a CDS encoding NADP-dependent oxidoreductase, whose translation MKAIVFDTFGGTEVLHEAEIDIPQPGPGQVRVRVRAVGVNPVDGKIRSGGMEAVFPTTLPAVPGGEIAGVVDAVGEGVEHLKVGDEVLGWSDTGSYAQYALASAAVLAPRPAGLDWKHAVALPVAGDGAERVLDLLGVASGETLLIHGASGALGTIAVQLAVARGARVIGTAGPANQEYVASLGATALVYGDNLVERVREVAPEGVDAVFDAAGKGALEDSVTLRGGTDRIVTTADFRAAELGIVFAEGPQRRSAARLAELARQAADGTLVTTISATYPLAEAARAQQASDAGHNRGKIVLTVN comes from the coding sequence ATGAAGGCCATCGTTTTCGACACGTTCGGCGGCACCGAGGTCCTGCACGAGGCGGAGATCGACATCCCCCAGCCCGGCCCCGGCCAGGTCCGCGTGCGCGTCCGGGCTGTCGGCGTCAACCCGGTGGACGGCAAGATCCGCTCCGGTGGCATGGAGGCCGTCTTCCCGACCACGCTGCCCGCCGTGCCGGGTGGGGAGATCGCCGGTGTGGTCGACGCCGTCGGTGAGGGCGTCGAGCACCTGAAGGTGGGGGACGAGGTGCTGGGCTGGTCCGACACCGGCTCCTACGCGCAGTACGCCCTGGCGTCCGCGGCCGTCCTCGCGCCCAGGCCGGCCGGTCTGGACTGGAAGCACGCCGTCGCCCTGCCGGTGGCCGGTGACGGCGCCGAACGGGTCCTGGACCTGCTGGGCGTCGCCTCCGGCGAGACGCTGCTGATCCATGGCGCGTCCGGCGCGCTCGGCACCATCGCCGTTCAGCTGGCCGTCGCCCGCGGCGCCCGCGTCATCGGCACCGCCGGACCGGCCAACCAGGAGTACGTCGCCTCGCTCGGCGCGACCGCGCTGGTGTACGGGGACAACCTGGTCGAGCGGGTCCGTGAAGTCGCCCCCGAAGGGGTGGACGCCGTCTTCGACGCCGCCGGCAAGGGCGCGCTGGAGGACTCCGTCACCCTGCGCGGCGGCACCGACCGGATCGTCACCACCGCCGACTTCCGCGCCGCCGAACTGGGCATCGTCTTCGCCGAGGGCCCCCAGCGCCGCTCCGCCGCCCGCCTCGCCGAACTCGCCCGGCAGGCCGCGGACGGCACACTGGTCACCACGATCAGCGCCACCTACCCGCTCGCCGAAGCGGCCAGGGCCCAGCAGGCCAGCGACGCGGGCCACAACCGAGGCAAGATCGTCCTCACCGTCAACTGA
- a CDS encoding DUF1062 domain-containing protein has protein sequence MLENWVVVPTCLPLVRLRCHACASGRFRASGKFRVNAHHKLLDAWLLVLCTSCGETAKLTLLERTNVRSVRPELLDRLHDNDPGLTAELLQDPVVRRRNRITLDWDGAWRLDTRGPVHPGREAIDVSVRFAARIPVRPVRLIAEGCGLARAEVERLVAEGRLVSAVRLSGKLSGDFTFTLKR, from the coding sequence GTGCTCGAAAACTGGGTGGTCGTACCCACCTGCCTGCCGCTCGTTCGTCTCCGTTGCCACGCGTGCGCGTCCGGGCGCTTCCGGGCGAGCGGCAAGTTCCGCGTCAACGCCCACCACAAGCTCCTCGACGCCTGGCTCCTCGTGCTCTGCACCTCCTGCGGGGAGACCGCGAAGCTCACGCTCCTGGAACGGACGAACGTGCGCTCCGTACGGCCTGAGCTGCTGGACCGGCTGCACGACAACGACCCCGGCCTGACTGCCGAGTTGCTCCAGGATCCGGTCGTGCGGCGCCGGAACCGCATCACCCTCGACTGGGACGGCGCCTGGCGTCTCGACACCCGCGGGCCGGTTCACCCGGGCCGCGAGGCGATCGACGTCTCGGTCCGCTTCGCGGCGCGGATCCCGGTCCGGCCGGTGCGGCTGATCGCCGAAGGCTGCGGTCTTGCGCGGGCCGAGGTGGAGAGGCTGGTCGCGGAGGGGAGACTCGTCTCGGCCGTCCGGCTGAGCGGCAAGCTCTCCGGTGACTTCACCTTCACGCTCAAGCGCTGA
- a CDS encoding VOC family protein has product MEADDRNLLARGRVATRLPAQDLERARRFYSEKLGLEPVDERPGGLLYRCGDTEFAVFRSTGASPGTFTQMGWQVDDLEAVVAELRRRGVVFEVVDVPGIRTKDGIAEIEGNYPSKGARGERGAWFRDSEGNLLGIGELVV; this is encoded by the coding sequence ATGGAGGCAGACGACAGGAACCTTCTGGCCCGGGGACGCGTGGCGACCAGGCTGCCGGCCCAGGACCTGGAGCGGGCGCGGCGTTTCTACTCGGAGAAGCTCGGTCTGGAGCCCGTCGACGAGCGGCCGGGCGGGCTGCTGTACCGGTGCGGCGACACGGAGTTCGCCGTGTTCCGGTCGACGGGGGCCTCGCCCGGCACCTTCACGCAGATGGGATGGCAGGTCGACGACCTCGAAGCGGTGGTGGCGGAGCTGAGGCGGCGCGGCGTGGTGTTCGAGGTGGTCGACGTGCCGGGCATCCGGACGAAGGACGGGATCGCCGAGATCGAGGGGAACTACCCGAGCAAGGGCGCCAGGGGCGAACGCGGCGCCTGGTTCCGTGACAGCGAGGGGAACCTGCTGGGCATCGGCGAGCTCGTCGTGTGA
- a CDS encoding FG-GAP and VCBS repeat-containing protein gives MRAPRTVLATAAVLATAVCTPLLTAPTAAAAPAKYTDDFNGDGYRDYAYGSSVTDAGDDGSGTVGIIYGTATGPDGRRQNITQDSPGIPGANEWDDGFGNAMAGADFDRDGYADLAVASYGEDVDGRTEQGAVMIVWGSASGLSGATTVANKAARKWGQFGLDLAAGDFDGDGRPDLAALNDHTAHVYVGSFTRSGFSGRVTQLTNDAMSAEHLTAGKVTKDSASDLVIVGGVDGSEHTVTGAWFVRGGGTLTRGATYRLGSGEDTSGEVDTQIADFDKDGYGDIALGHPNANGRGGVLVWRGGSGGPGSVARINQDTSGVAGAAEAGDRFGARISVGDVDRDGYPDLAVASPGENLDGHADAGALHVLRGSASGLTGSKSQYFSRSSAGVPGGPEANATFGERLRLRDSNRDGHADLFTDDLRLPGTSGGITASGVRHTVSSAFLQ, from the coding sequence ATGCGCGCTCCCCGCACCGTCCTCGCCACCGCCGCCGTCCTCGCGACAGCGGTCTGCACCCCGCTCCTCACCGCGCCCACGGCGGCCGCGGCCCCCGCCAAGTACACCGACGACTTCAACGGGGACGGTTACCGCGACTACGCGTACGGCTCCAGCGTCACCGACGCGGGCGACGACGGCTCCGGAACGGTCGGCATCATCTACGGCACGGCCACCGGGCCGGACGGCCGCAGGCAGAACATCACGCAGGACAGCCCGGGCATCCCCGGCGCCAACGAGTGGGACGACGGGTTCGGCAACGCGATGGCCGGCGCCGACTTCGACCGCGACGGGTACGCCGACCTCGCCGTCGCCTCCTACGGCGAGGACGTCGACGGCCGCACCGAGCAGGGCGCGGTCATGATCGTCTGGGGGTCCGCGTCCGGTCTGTCCGGCGCCACCACCGTTGCCAACAAGGCGGCCCGGAAGTGGGGGCAGTTCGGCCTCGACCTCGCCGCCGGTGACTTCGACGGCGACGGCAGACCCGACCTGGCCGCGCTCAACGACCACACCGCGCACGTGTACGTCGGCTCGTTCACCAGGTCCGGCTTCAGCGGCAGGGTCACCCAGCTCACCAACGACGCGATGTCCGCCGAGCACCTGACCGCCGGGAAGGTCACCAAGGACAGCGCCTCCGACCTCGTGATCGTCGGCGGGGTGGACGGGAGCGAGCACACCGTCACCGGCGCCTGGTTCGTCCGCGGCGGCGGCACGCTCACCCGGGGCGCGACGTACCGGCTGGGCAGCGGGGAGGACACCAGCGGGGAGGTCGACACCCAGATCGCCGACTTCGACAAGGACGGATACGGGGACATCGCCCTCGGGCACCCCAACGCCAACGGCAGGGGCGGCGTCCTCGTCTGGCGCGGCGGCTCCGGCGGCCCCGGCAGTGTCGCCCGCATCAACCAGGACACCTCGGGCGTCGCCGGCGCCGCCGAGGCCGGTGACCGCTTCGGCGCCCGGATCTCCGTGGGCGACGTCGACCGCGACGGCTATCCGGACCTCGCCGTCGCCAGCCCCGGGGAGAACCTCGACGGGCACGCCGACGCGGGCGCCCTCCACGTCCTGCGCGGCAGCGCCTCCGGGCTGACCGGATCCAAGTCGCAGTACTTCAGCCGCTCCAGCGCGGGTGTGCCCGGGGGCCCGGAGGCGAACGCGACCTTCGGTGAGCGCCTGCGGCTGCGCGACTCCAACCGCGACGGTCACGCCGACCTCTTCACGGACGACCTCCGCCTGCCCGGCACCTCCGGCGGCATCACGGCGTCCGGCGTCCGGCACACGGTCTCGTCCGCCTTCCTGCAGTAG
- a CDS encoding ATP-binding protein — protein sequence MLTGTTTASDGRHPRRDAGATRQRELTAQFVSSPRGAHLARCLAVRCMEEWGHPPATDGACAVALVVGELAANAVRHGRVPGRDFRLRLVLDEASGLVRIEVADAAAAKRPPQAPPTSCPDGESGRGLLLVDVLAERWGSEPRDPVGKTVWAEVPLAGPADVPVRAGEGPGGRPGGSGSR from the coding sequence GTGCTGACAGGAACGACCACCGCATCGGACGGCAGGCACCCGCGAAGGGACGCCGGAGCAACCCGGCAACGCGAGCTCACGGCACAGTTCGTCTCCTCCCCCAGGGGCGCGCACCTCGCCCGGTGTCTCGCCGTGCGGTGCATGGAGGAGTGGGGACACCCACCGGCGACGGACGGGGCGTGCGCGGTCGCCCTGGTCGTCGGCGAACTCGCCGCGAACGCCGTGCGGCACGGCCGCGTCCCGGGGCGCGACTTCCGTCTCCGGCTCGTCCTCGACGAGGCGTCGGGCCTGGTGCGGATCGAGGTCGCCGACGCCGCCGCCGCGAAACGGCCACCGCAGGCTCCGCCCACCTCGTGTCCCGACGGCGAGTCCGGCCGGGGCCTGCTCCTGGTGGACGTCCTGGCCGAACGCTGGGGCTCGGAGCCCCGCGACCCCGTGGGCAAGACGGTCTGGGCGGAGGTGCCGCTCGCGGGGCCCGCCGACGTACCGGTCCGGGCCGGGGAAGGGCCGGGCGGCCGGCCCGGCGGGAGCGGATCACGCTGA
- a CDS encoding helix-turn-helix transcriptional regulator: protein MAALFGARVRRLRTAAGLTQAELGARTRVVATRITQIERASGAKPTRELARALDAALGADGLLVDLWPYVYREAFPDWSRKFMAYSERAVSIGEYAAHVVPGLLQTEEYARAVLRVGLTLSSEEQLEERLSARMGRQGRLVPDDKPALWVVLDEAALRRPVGGRAVMREQLTRLLDAASERHITVQVLPFEQGEHDVMGGSLTIPTLPDGSDVACTEGAHHGRLVEDPDEVRNFALAYDRLRAAALPPLMSLDVIRSVMEDSHRGANVPSRSERRRVAQEQLQQSGGRQLRGGGGRIPRRRPRP from the coding sequence ATGGCCGCGCTGTTCGGCGCGCGGGTGCGCAGGCTCCGTACGGCGGCCGGGCTGACCCAGGCGGAACTCGGCGCGAGGACCCGCGTGGTGGCCACCCGGATCACCCAGATCGAGCGGGCCTCGGGGGCGAAACCCACGCGGGAACTGGCGCGGGCGCTGGACGCCGCCCTCGGCGCGGACGGCCTGCTGGTCGACCTGTGGCCGTACGTGTACCGGGAGGCGTTCCCCGACTGGTCACGGAAGTTCATGGCGTACTCGGAGCGGGCGGTGTCCATCGGGGAGTACGCGGCGCACGTGGTGCCGGGCCTGCTGCAGACCGAGGAGTACGCACGGGCCGTCCTGCGTGTCGGCCTCACGCTCAGCAGCGAGGAGCAGTTGGAGGAGAGGCTTTCCGCCCGCATGGGACGGCAGGGACGGCTCGTCCCGGACGACAAACCGGCTCTCTGGGTCGTTCTGGACGAGGCGGCGCTGAGGCGTCCGGTCGGTGGACGCGCCGTGATGCGCGAGCAGTTGACGCGGCTGCTCGACGCCGCGTCGGAGCGTCACATCACTGTTCAGGTGCTGCCCTTCGAGCAGGGTGAGCACGACGTGATGGGCGGCTCGCTGACGATTCCCACGCTCCCCGACGGCTCGGACGTCGCTTGCACGGAAGGCGCGCACCACGGCCGACTCGTCGAGGATCCGGACGAGGTCAGGAACTTCGCCCTGGCCTACGATCGGCTACGGGCGGCAGCCCTGCCCCCGCTCATGTCGCTCGACGTGATCCGATCCGTGATGGAGGACAGCCACCGTGGAGCGAACGTCCCGTCCCGATCAGAACGGCGTCGCGTGGCGCAGGAGCAGCTACAGCAATCAGGAGGGCGGCAACTGCGTGGAGGTGGCGGACGGATTCCCCGGCGTCGTCCCCGTCCGTGA
- a CDS encoding DUF397 domain-containing protein: MADGFPGVVPVRDSKVPHGPALSFGAVSWTAFTGGLKAGRHRV; the protein is encoded by the coding sequence GTGGCGGACGGATTCCCCGGCGTCGTCCCCGTCCGTGACAGCAAGGTCCCGCACGGCCCTGCTCTCTCCTTCGGAGCCGTCTCCTGGACGGCGTTCACAGGCGGGTTGAAGGCCGGCCGCCACCGCGTCTGA